A part of Solicola gregarius genomic DNA contains:
- the alr gene encoding alanine racemase, with the protein MSRHDPAAEAVVDLDAYAHNLSVLGEAARGARMMAVLKADAYGHGLVECARTARANSVSWLGVTTIAEALELREVADEGRILCWLYPPGADFASAVEHDIDLAASSAAQLGEIVAAAAGRRARVHLKVDTGMSRNGALGADWSHLVTAAATAQRKGAIEVVGVWSHLACADEPTHPSVAAQEQVFREAVVELASAGIEPELRHLANSAATLTRPSAHFDLVRVGIASYGLTPAPNVASSSEYGLRPAMTLRARLAHVKRVPAGSGVSYGHTHVTSADTTLGLVPVGYGDGVLRALSNRASVWCAGDRRPIVGRVCMDQFMIDLGDTEIEVGEPVTLFGAGAEGDPTAQDWADAADTISYEVVTRIGGRIERRHLGARA; encoded by the coding sequence ATGTCACGCCACGATCCGGCCGCTGAGGCCGTCGTCGATCTCGACGCGTACGCCCACAACCTCTCCGTCCTCGGTGAGGCGGCGCGTGGTGCGCGCATGATGGCGGTGCTCAAGGCCGACGCATACGGGCACGGGCTGGTGGAGTGTGCGCGTACCGCGCGCGCCAACAGCGTCTCGTGGCTCGGCGTGACGACGATCGCGGAGGCGCTCGAGCTGCGCGAGGTCGCCGACGAGGGCCGCATCCTGTGCTGGCTGTACCCGCCGGGCGCCGACTTCGCCTCCGCCGTCGAGCATGACATCGACCTCGCTGCATCGTCGGCGGCGCAGCTCGGCGAGATCGTCGCCGCGGCGGCCGGACGCCGCGCGCGCGTCCACCTCAAGGTCGATACGGGCATGTCGCGCAACGGCGCGCTCGGCGCCGACTGGTCGCATCTGGTGACGGCGGCGGCCACGGCCCAGCGCAAGGGCGCGATCGAGGTGGTCGGCGTGTGGTCCCACCTGGCGTGTGCGGACGAGCCCACGCACCCGTCCGTCGCCGCCCAGGAGCAGGTGTTCCGCGAGGCGGTCGTCGAGCTCGCCTCCGCCGGCATCGAGCCGGAGCTGCGACACCTCGCCAACTCGGCCGCAACACTCACCCGGCCCAGCGCACACTTCGACCTCGTACGCGTCGGAATCGCCAGCTACGGCCTGACGCCGGCACCCAATGTCGCGTCTTCGAGCGAGTACGGCCTGCGGCCGGCGATGACCCTGCGCGCCCGGCTCGCACACGTCAAGCGGGTGCCCGCCGGATCGGGCGTCTCGTACGGCCACACCCACGTCACGTCGGCCGACACGACCCTCGGCCTCGTTCCGGTCGGTTACGGCGACGGCGTGCTCCGCGCGCTGTCCAACCGGGCGTCCGTGTGGTGCGCAGGCGACCGGCGTCCGATCGTCGGCCGGGTCTGCATGGACCAGTTCATGATCGACCTCGGCGACACGGAGATCGAGGTCGGCGAACCAGTGACCCTGTTCGGCGCCGGCGCGGAGGGCGACCCGACGGCACAAGACTGGGCGGACGCCGCCGACACCATTTCGTACGAGGTCGTCACCCGCATCGGCGGTCGCATCGAGCGCCGCCATCTCGGAGCAAGAGCATGA
- a CDS encoding SDR family NAD(P)-dependent oxidoreductase, with amino-acid sequence MEIHSEERPARTALVTGGGSGIGRATAFALATVGLDVLVTGRRPDPISETASTHANIRAFTADAASAADVDEAVRIAAERHGRIDVVVNNAGTMHPGGLDEFVRADAVEMWETNVLGPTLVARAALEHLRATWGVIVNVSSTFGAKPAPYIGQYGATKAALEQLTRSWALELAGDGIRVNAVAPGPTESDALAASGMSEATIEQVKATERERIPLGRRGSPDDIAAIVVALCDPSAAWVTGQVIGVDGGFALA; translated from the coding sequence ATGGAGATTCATTCCGAAGAACGGCCGGCACGCACCGCCCTCGTGACCGGGGGCGGGTCGGGCATCGGTCGCGCGACGGCGTTCGCCCTGGCCACGGTCGGTTTGGACGTACTCGTCACCGGGCGCAGACCGGATCCGATCTCAGAGACGGCGTCAACGCATGCCAATATCCGTGCGTTCACCGCGGATGCGGCGTCCGCCGCCGACGTCGACGAAGCCGTACGCATCGCCGCCGAGCGGCACGGCCGGATCGACGTCGTCGTGAACAACGCCGGAACAATGCACCCGGGCGGCCTCGACGAGTTCGTACGCGCGGACGCGGTCGAGATGTGGGAGACGAACGTGCTCGGGCCGACTCTCGTCGCGCGAGCGGCCCTGGAACACCTTCGTGCGACCTGGGGCGTGATCGTCAACGTGTCGAGCACCTTCGGCGCGAAGCCGGCGCCGTACATCGGGCAGTACGGTGCGACCAAGGCGGCACTCGAGCAGCTGACGCGAAGCTGGGCGCTCGAGCTCGCCGGTGACGGTATCCGCGTCAACGCCGTCGCTCCGGGCCCGACGGAGAGCGATGCCCTCGCGGCCAGCGGGATGTCGGAGGCCACCATCGAACAGGTGAAGGCGACCGAGCGCGAGCGCATCCCGCTCGGTCGCCGCGGTTCCCCCGACGACATCGCGGCGATCGTGGTCGCCCTGTGCGATCCGTCCGCTGCCTGGGTCACCGGTCAGGTGATCGGCGTGGACGGTGGGTTCGCGCTCGCCTGA
- the coaA gene encoding type I pantothenate kinase — translation MADPSMSRHDTSPYVELDRSDWSRLADGTSQPLSEKEIDAVRGLGDELDLDEVREVYLALTKLILMRVRLAHELHAATERFLDRPQPQRTPYVIGLAGSVAVGKSTTARLLRELLSHTAPKARVDLVTTDGFLLPNAELRRRELLERKGFPESYDRKALLRFVMNVKSGREVIEAPLYSHLKYDVTDDVVTLDHPDIVIVEGLNVLQPARMRGDGRPGLAISDFFDFSIYVDASHRDIRQWYVNRFLRLRETAFRDPASYFVRYAGLDHNQAIERAETLWDTINGPNLKQNIAPTRGRATLVLRKDSDHSVRWVRLRKL, via the coding sequence ATGGCGGACCCCTCGATGTCCCGGCACGACACGTCCCCGTACGTCGAGCTCGACCGATCCGACTGGTCCCGGCTCGCCGACGGAACGTCGCAACCGCTGTCGGAGAAGGAGATCGACGCGGTTCGCGGACTCGGCGACGAGCTCGACCTCGACGAGGTACGCGAGGTGTACCTCGCGCTGACCAAGCTGATCCTGATGCGGGTACGACTCGCGCACGAGCTGCACGCCGCTACCGAGCGCTTTCTCGATCGACCGCAGCCCCAGCGCACGCCGTACGTCATCGGACTCGCCGGGTCGGTCGCCGTCGGCAAGTCCACGACGGCGCGGCTGCTCCGCGAGCTGCTCTCGCACACGGCCCCGAAGGCAAGGGTCGACCTCGTCACCACCGACGGGTTCCTGTTGCCGAACGCCGAGCTGCGTCGACGCGAGCTGCTCGAACGCAAGGGCTTCCCCGAGTCGTACGACCGCAAGGCCCTGTTGCGGTTCGTGATGAACGTCAAGTCCGGCCGCGAGGTGATCGAGGCGCCGCTGTACTCACACCTGAAGTACGACGTGACCGACGACGTCGTGACGCTCGACCACCCCGACATCGTGATCGTCGAGGGCCTCAACGTGCTGCAGCCCGCACGGATGCGCGGAGACGGACGCCCAGGGCTGGCGATCAGCGACTTCTTCGACTTCTCGATCTACGTCGACGCGTCCCACCGCGACATCCGGCAGTGGTACGTCAACCGGTTCCTGCGCCTGCGCGAGACGGCGTTCCGCGACCCCGCGTCGTACTTCGTGCGGTACGCAGGGCTCGACCACAACCAGGCGATCGAGCGGGCCGAGACGCTGTGGGACACGATCAACGGGCCCAACCTGAAGCAGAACATCGCACCGACCCGCGGCCGTGCGACGCTCGTGCTCCGCAAGGACTCCGACCACTCGGTGCGGTGGGTACGGCTGCGCAAGCTGTGA
- a CDS encoding MerR family transcriptional regulator produces the protein MRIGQLAERTGASRRSLRYYEQCGLISTVRSPAGWREYDESAVQRVGNITALLGRGLTIEGIKRLEPCLRLRDLNDCDEPGDAVETYAERLAVVEGRLADLQNQRDRLADSLHTLRGE, from the coding sequence ATGCGGATCGGACAGCTCGCCGAACGGACCGGCGCGAGCCGGCGGTCCCTGCGCTACTACGAGCAATGCGGGCTGATCTCCACGGTTCGAAGCCCCGCCGGTTGGCGCGAGTACGACGAGTCGGCCGTGCAGCGCGTAGGCAACATCACGGCGCTCCTCGGTCGCGGGCTGACGATCGAGGGGATCAAACGACTCGAGCCTTGTCTGAGGCTGCGAGACCTCAACGACTGCGACGAACCCGGCGACGCCGTTGAGACGTACGCCGAGCGGCTGGCGGTTGTCGAGGGTCGGCTGGCGGATCTGCAGAATCAGCGCGACCGCCTGGCGGACTCGCTGCACACGCTCCGCGGGGAGTGA
- a CDS encoding serine hydrolase domain-containing protein: MRRTLVTAALAIALVAPVAAPAQSAPDDPHVATQESLDALRSDWTAPGGVVVAGDRDDEWTVSSGTAAIGQDRPITATDKFRVGSLTKTFTASIVLQLVDEGEVDLDEPIETYLPGVVQGANDGTEITVRNLLQHTSGIPDYLQIERMLDPRNQFRPHTLAEIASWGLEKPSEFEPGTEYRYSNTNYIVAGMLIEKVTGRSYDQELNDRIIGPLGLTDTYLPEPQHKQLVGPQVRGYFGQQFAYLDVTELIEPSMGLSGGGIVSTGADVAAFMQALADGTVVPRPLLPEMRTPNDLPGSAPKYGLGVDEFELPCGGVAYGHYGIWPGYQTIAAATDDGRHAFVGMNVLNFADGSAGMSGREILGRANTMVTALCDNG, translated from the coding sequence ATGAGACGTACGCTCGTCACCGCCGCACTCGCCATCGCACTCGTCGCACCCGTTGCTGCACCCGCGCAGAGCGCACCCGACGATCCGCACGTCGCGACCCAGGAGTCCCTGGACGCACTGCGCAGCGACTGGACCGCACCCGGAGGTGTCGTCGTGGCGGGAGATCGCGACGACGAGTGGACGGTCAGCAGCGGCACCGCTGCCATCGGACAGGATCGGCCGATCACGGCGACCGACAAGTTCCGCGTCGGGAGTCTGACCAAGACGTTCACCGCGTCGATCGTGTTGCAGCTTGTCGACGAGGGCGAGGTCGATCTCGACGAGCCGATCGAGACCTACCTTCCGGGCGTCGTTCAGGGCGCGAACGACGGCACCGAGATCACCGTCCGCAACCTGCTGCAGCACACCAGTGGCATTCCCGACTACCTGCAGATCGAGCGGATGCTCGACCCGCGCAACCAGTTCCGTCCGCACACGCTGGCCGAGATCGCGTCGTGGGGTCTGGAGAAGCCGTCGGAGTTCGAGCCGGGCACGGAGTACCGATACTCGAATACCAACTACATCGTCGCCGGAATGCTGATCGAGAAGGTCACGGGCAGGTCGTACGACCAGGAGCTGAACGACCGCATCATCGGGCCGCTCGGCCTCACTGACACGTACCTGCCGGAACCGCAGCACAAGCAGCTCGTCGGACCGCAGGTGCGCGGATACTTCGGCCAGCAGTTCGCGTACCTCGATGTCACAGAGCTGATCGAGCCGTCGATGGGACTCAGCGGCGGGGGGATCGTCTCCACCGGCGCCGATGTGGCGGCGTTCATGCAGGCTCTCGCGGACGGCACGGTGGTACCGCGACCCCTCCTGCCCGAGATGCGTACGCCGAACGACCTGCCGGGAAGCGCGCCGAAGTACGGCCTCGGCGTCGACGAGTTCGAGTTGCCGTGCGGCGGCGTCGCGTACGGGCACTACGGCATCTGGCCCGGCTACCAGACGATCGCGGCGGCGACCGACGACGGCAGGCACGCGTTCGTCGGGATGAACGTGCTCAACTTCGCAGACGGCAGTGCGGGCATGAGCGGACGCGAGATCCTCGGCCGTGCGAACACCATGGTCACCGCGCTCTGCGACAACGGGTGA
- a CDS encoding type II toxin-antitoxin system VapB family antitoxin translates to MRTTVNIDEHLLAEAKLIAARSHRTIGSVLEDALRRLIDEYETRQTGERYELPHFEYDPPGLRPGVDLYDKDQMAELLGDDERDTRALP, encoded by the coding sequence ATGCGTACGACGGTCAATATCGACGAGCATCTCCTCGCCGAGGCGAAGCTCATCGCCGCGCGCAGCCATCGCACCATCGGGTCGGTGCTGGAGGATGCGTTGCGAAGGCTGATCGACGAGTACGAGACACGGCAGACCGGCGAGCGCTACGAGCTGCCGCATTTCGAGTACGACCCGCCGGGCCTGCGACCGGGGGTCGACCTCTACGACAAGGACCAGATGGCGGAGCTACTGGGCGACGACGAACGCGACACCCGTGCTCTTCCTTGA
- a CDS encoding holo-ACP synthase produces MIVGIGIDVVEIERFAETLRRSPAVVERLFLPAEAELAPGSLAGRFAAKEALAKALGAPAGLHWVDVETYVENSGQPRLAMRGTVLARATELGVVSSHVSISHDGGIASSVVVLEGRGESEERAGRRARPSSLEGRGESEERAGRRARPSGREG; encoded by the coding sequence ATGATCGTCGGGATCGGCATCGACGTGGTCGAGATCGAGCGCTTCGCCGAGACGCTGCGCCGCTCGCCCGCGGTGGTCGAGCGGCTCTTCCTGCCGGCCGAGGCGGAGCTGGCGCCGGGCTCGCTCGCGGGGAGGTTCGCGGCCAAGGAGGCGCTCGCAAAGGCGCTCGGCGCTCCCGCCGGACTCCACTGGGTCGACGTCGAGACGTACGTCGAGAACTCCGGACAGCCACGGCTCGCGATGCGCGGCACGGTGCTCGCGCGGGCAACGGAGCTCGGCGTCGTCAGCTCGCACGTGTCGATCTCCCATGACGGCGGGATCGCGTCGTCGGTCGTCGTTCTGGAGGGGCGAGGAGAGAGCGAGGAACGAGCGGGTCGACGAGCGCGACCATCAAGTCTGGAGGGGCGAGGAGAGAGCGAGGAACGAGCGGGTCGACGAGCGCGACCATCAGGTCGGGAGGGCTGA
- the glmS gene encoding glutamine--fructose-6-phosphate transaminase (isomerizing), with protein sequence MCGIVGYAGSRSAQDVVVGGLRRLEYRGYDSAGVALVTPGGLVSRKRAGKLTNLDKLLAEAPLPTAHTGIGHTRWATHGAPNDLNAHPHLDSSGRFAVVHNGIIENFAELRAELEAKGREFASETDTETVAHLLAEEIGPAGDDLAEAVRAVARRLEGAFTLVIADGEQPGLVVGARRNSPLVAGRGDGENFLASDVAAFIDYTREAVELGQDQVVAITADAISVTDFSGESVEPSTYHVDWDASAAEKGGFDWFMLKEIDEQPQAVADTLLGRYAADGSLQLDEMRLSDDELRDIDKVIIIACGTAFYAGLVAKYAIEHWTRVPCEVELASEFRYRDPIVDRSTLVVAISQSGETMDTLMAIRHARTQRANVLAICNTNGSTIPRESDAVIYTHAGPEIAVASTKGFLSQVVACYLLGLYLAQVRGAKFGDEITAIMHELESLPAAIRRVLDDGEQVRELARELVDKRSVLFLGRHAGYPVALEGALKLKELAYIHAEGFAAGELKHGPIALIEDDLPVFVIVPPRGRDQLNEKVISNVQEIRARGARTIVLAEDGDEHVVPYADHLIRLPRVPTLMQPLVATVPLQLFACELADRLGHDVDQPRNLAKSVTVE encoded by the coding sequence ATGTGTGGAATCGTCGGGTACGCGGGTTCGCGGTCTGCCCAAGACGTCGTCGTCGGCGGGTTGCGCAGGCTCGAGTACCGCGGGTACGACTCCGCGGGGGTCGCGCTCGTCACGCCCGGCGGCCTGGTCTCGCGCAAGCGCGCAGGGAAGCTGACAAATCTCGACAAGCTGCTCGCAGAGGCACCGCTGCCGACCGCGCACACGGGCATCGGGCACACCCGTTGGGCGACCCACGGTGCCCCGAACGACCTGAACGCGCACCCCCACCTCGACTCGTCGGGACGGTTCGCGGTCGTACACAACGGCATCATCGAGAACTTCGCCGAGTTACGTGCCGAGCTGGAGGCGAAGGGCCGTGAGTTCGCCTCCGAGACCGACACCGAGACCGTCGCCCACCTGCTTGCCGAGGAGATCGGACCGGCGGGCGACGACCTCGCCGAGGCGGTACGCGCGGTCGCTCGCCGACTCGAGGGGGCGTTCACGCTGGTGATCGCCGATGGCGAGCAGCCGGGCCTCGTGGTCGGGGCGCGCCGCAACTCACCGCTCGTCGCTGGACGCGGTGACGGTGAGAACTTCCTCGCCTCCGACGTCGCCGCGTTCATCGACTACACCCGCGAGGCCGTCGAGCTCGGCCAGGATCAGGTCGTCGCGATCACCGCCGACGCGATCTCGGTCACCGACTTCTCCGGTGAGTCGGTCGAGCCGAGCACGTACCACGTCGACTGGGATGCCTCTGCCGCCGAGAAGGGCGGCTTCGACTGGTTCATGCTCAAGGAGATCGACGAACAGCCGCAGGCGGTCGCCGACACGTTGCTCGGCCGGTACGCCGCCGACGGCAGCCTGCAGCTCGACGAGATGCGGTTGTCCGACGACGAGCTGCGCGATATCGACAAGGTGATCATCATCGCGTGCGGCACGGCGTTCTATGCCGGTCTGGTCGCGAAGTACGCGATCGAGCACTGGACCCGCGTGCCCTGCGAGGTCGAGCTGGCGTCGGAGTTCCGGTATCGCGATCCGATCGTCGACCGCTCGACTCTGGTCGTCGCCATCAGCCAGTCCGGCGAGACGATGGACACGCTGATGGCGATCCGCCACGCTCGTACGCAGCGCGCCAACGTCCTCGCGATCTGCAACACCAACGGCTCGACCATCCCGCGGGAGTCCGACGCGGTGATCTACACCCACGCGGGCCCGGAGATCGCGGTCGCGTCGACGAAGGGCTTCCTGTCTCAGGTGGTCGCGTGCTACCTGCTCGGGCTGTATCTCGCGCAGGTACGCGGTGCGAAGTTCGGCGACGAGATCACCGCGATCATGCACGAGCTGGAGAGCCTCCCGGCGGCGATCCGGCGCGTCCTCGACGACGGCGAGCAGGTACGCGAGCTTGCTCGCGAGCTGGTCGACAAGCGGTCCGTGCTGTTCCTCGGCCGGCATGCGGGCTACCCGGTCGCGCTCGAGGGGGCGTTGAAGCTCAAGGAGCTCGCGTACATCCATGCCGAGGGTTTCGCCGCGGGTGAGCTCAAACACGGGCCGATCGCCCTGATCGAGGACGACCTTCCGGTGTTCGTGATCGTCCCGCCGCGCGGTCGCGACCAGCTGAACGAGAAGGTCATCAGCAACGTGCAGGAGATCCGCGCCCGCGGGGCACGCACGATCGTGCTGGCCGAGGACGGTGACGAGCATGTCGTCCCGTATGCCGACCACCTGATCCGGCTGCCGCGCGTACCGACGCTGATGCAGCCGCTCGTGGCGACCGTGCCGCTGCAGCTGTTCGCGTGTGAGCTCGCCGATCGGCTCGGTCACGACGTCGACCAGCCGCGCAACCTGGCCAAGTCGGTCACCGTCGAGTGA
- a CDS encoding TA system VapC family ribonuclease toxin yields the protein MLFLDVNICVHAIRSTESGRIETWLSDRVNGTEPIGVTEFVLAAMTRIVTQRRIFADPSTPEDCVRFGNALLDAPAVSAVRPGARHWSIFGELVTTHRLRGNDVPDAYLAAIAMEHGATFVTLDRAFARFPGLRTLDPLA from the coding sequence GTGCTCTTCCTTGACGTCAACATCTGCGTCCACGCGATCCGATCCACCGAATCCGGGCGGATCGAGACCTGGCTGAGCGATCGGGTCAACGGCACCGAGCCGATCGGAGTCACCGAGTTCGTACTGGCGGCGATGACGCGGATCGTCACCCAACGGCGGATCTTCGCCGACCCGTCCACGCCGGAGGACTGCGTCCGGTTCGGCAACGCCCTGCTCGACGCCCCCGCCGTCAGTGCCGTTCGACCCGGCGCGCGGCATTGGTCGATCTTTGGCGAGCTGGTCACGACACACCGACTGCGGGGTAACGACGTGCCCGACGCGTACCTCGCGGCGATCGCGATGGAGCACGGGGCGACGTTCGTGACGCTCGATCGTGCTTTCGCCCGGTTCCCGGGCCTTCGTACGCTCGATCCGCTCGCCTGA
- a CDS encoding alpha/beta fold hydrolase produces the protein MNLLTKRTLGISAALVGVAAAGVAAELVGRRRQSRRLEAGEEIPFGSLHSEPQPVVASDGVRLHVEVDEPDVPVDPAVPDGSRLRGSQAHSLPLTVVFAHGWVLDLDSWHFQRAALRGRVRMVFYDQRSHGRSQRSTRKGSNFDQLGRDLRDIIEATTPDGPVILVGHSMGGMTIMSLAEQFPDLVRERVAGVLLCGTSAGGLLPPGTPLRRAQPVVENLAVAITPMLAVGRRLGSNRSSRRFTVGPDAPVEYAEMTAQMLRRTHTHVLLDFLPNFGRLDAYEALAALPGEATVVVSGTHDQITPHKHSQRIVDRLPGARLVVADRAGHMVQLERHELVTAVLEDLIEQAVETQQETA, from the coding sequence ATGAACCTACTGACCAAACGAACGCTCGGCATCTCCGCGGCGCTCGTGGGAGTAGCCGCGGCAGGCGTCGCGGCCGAGCTCGTCGGCCGTCGTCGGCAGTCGCGGCGACTCGAGGCGGGGGAGGAGATCCCCTTCGGGTCCCTGCACTCAGAACCCCAACCGGTCGTCGCGAGCGACGGCGTACGCCTGCACGTCGAGGTCGATGAACCCGATGTGCCGGTCGACCCGGCGGTGCCCGATGGTTCGCGTCTGCGGGGCTCGCAAGCTCACTCCTTGCCCCTCACGGTCGTCTTCGCGCACGGCTGGGTCCTCGACCTCGACAGCTGGCACTTCCAGCGCGCGGCTCTCCGGGGACGAGTACGGATGGTGTTCTACGACCAGCGCTCGCACGGCCGGTCACAACGTTCAACCCGCAAGGGCTCGAACTTCGACCAGCTCGGCCGCGACCTGCGCGACATCATCGAGGCGACCACGCCCGACGGCCCGGTGATTCTCGTCGGGCACTCGATGGGCGGAATGACGATAATGTCGCTCGCCGAGCAGTTCCCCGACCTCGTACGCGAGCGGGTCGCCGGCGTACTCCTGTGCGGTACGAGCGCGGGTGGGTTGCTCCCGCCGGGCACGCCGCTGCGGCGCGCACAGCCCGTCGTCGAGAACCTCGCGGTCGCGATCACGCCCATGCTCGCGGTGGGTCGCCGGCTCGGCAGCAACCGGTCGTCGCGGCGCTTCACCGTCGGCCCGGATGCTCCGGTCGAGTACGCCGAGATGACCGCGCAGATGCTGCGGCGTACGCACACGCACGTACTCCTCGACTTCCTGCCCAACTTCGGCCGGCTCGACGCGTACGAGGCACTCGCCGCGCTGCCGGGCGAGGCGACCGTCGTCGTCAGCGGCACGCACGACCAGATCACGCCGCACAAGCACAGCCAGCGCATCGTCGACCGGCTCCCGGGTGCGCGGCTCGTCGTCGCCGACCGCGCCGGGCACATGGTGCAGCTGGAGCGCCACGAGCTGGTCACGGCGGTGCTCGAGGACCTCATCGAGCAGGCCGTCGAGACGCAGCAGGAGACGGCATGA
- a CDS encoding NAD(P)H-hydrate epimerase — MRYAHTVESVRRAEAALMATLPAGALMQRAAAGLAAVCIDVLGSVYGARVVVLVGSGDNGGDALYAAARLASRGAAVELVVLKPEAAHPDGLAAALRAGARRTDKPAWDGVDLLVDGVVGIGGRPGLRDPARTLIEDARAAGTYVVAVDVPSGVDVDGATLPEPHVTADITVTFGTHKPALLAAPAVRAAGWVQLVDIGLVPYLDEAGLESVESADVRAAYPLPSGESHKYTRGVVGVDAGSDRYAGAAELCVRGAQAGPAGMVRFGGPDSVAAEIVARRPEAVAGRGRVQAWVVGSGTADRADSALRAAAADEVPVVVDADALAYWRPGMVRGALLTPHAGELARMLDVERSVVEAAPLAYARQAAERLDATVLLKGSNTLIAERDRPTRVVSTGTPWLATAGAGDVLAGLAGSLLAAGLPARDAGSLAAWLHGAASRRAAEYGRPITAGDVAGAIPAATAAVLSAPATPAPWA, encoded by the coding sequence ATGCGGTACGCGCACACGGTCGAGTCGGTACGCCGCGCAGAGGCGGCCCTGATGGCGACGCTGCCTGCCGGCGCTCTCATGCAACGCGCCGCCGCCGGGCTGGCAGCCGTGTGCATCGACGTGCTCGGATCGGTGTACGGCGCCCGAGTCGTTGTCCTGGTCGGCTCCGGCGACAACGGTGGCGATGCGCTGTACGCGGCCGCACGGCTCGCCTCTCGCGGGGCCGCGGTCGAGCTCGTCGTCCTCAAACCCGAGGCCGCGCACCCCGACGGACTCGCGGCCGCGCTCCGGGCCGGCGCCCGACGTACCGACAAGCCCGCATGGGACGGTGTCGACCTGCTGGTCGACGGGGTCGTCGGCATCGGGGGGCGACCCGGCTTGCGCGACCCGGCGCGCACGCTGATCGAGGACGCGCGGGCCGCAGGCACGTACGTCGTCGCGGTCGACGTACCGAGCGGTGTCGACGTCGACGGTGCGACGCTGCCCGAACCGCACGTCACGGCCGATATCACGGTGACGTTCGGCACCCACAAACCCGCGCTGCTGGCCGCGCCGGCGGTACGGGCAGCCGGTTGGGTCCAGCTCGTCGACATCGGCCTCGTGCCGTACCTCGACGAGGCCGGGCTCGAGTCCGTCGAGTCGGCCGACGTACGCGCCGCGTACCCGTTGCCGTCGGGAGAGTCGCACAAGTACACCCGCGGCGTCGTCGGTGTCGACGCGGGATCCGACCGCTACGCCGGCGCGGCCGAGCTGTGCGTTCGCGGTGCGCAGGCGGGTCCGGCGGGCATGGTTCGCTTCGGCGGGCCGGACTCCGTCGCGGCCGAGATCGTCGCCCGTCGGCCGGAGGCGGTGGCGGGGCGCGGACGTGTGCAGGCCTGGGTCGTCGGGTCCGGTACTGCCGACCGTGCCGATTCGGCGCTGCGGGCCGCCGCGGCCGACGAGGTGCCGGTCGTCGTCGATGCCGACGCGCTCGCGTACTGGCGGCCCGGCATGGTTCGCGGCGCGCTGCTCACACCGCACGCGGGTGAGCTCGCGCGAATGCTCGACGTCGAGCGCTCGGTCGTCGAGGCCGCGCCGCTCGCGTACGCCCGGCAAGCAGCCGAGCGGCTCGACGCGACCGTGCTGCTCAAGGGCAGCAACACCCTGATCGCCGAACGCGATCGACCGACCCGGGTCGTTTCGACGGGTACGCCCTGGCTCGCGACGGCCGGTGCGGGCGACGTACTCGCGGGACTCGCCGGCTCGCTGCTCGCCGCCGGACTTCCTGCTCGCGACGCCGGGTCCCTGGCCGCCTGGCTGCACGGTGCGGCGAGCCGGCGCGCCGCCGAGTACGGTCGGCCGATCACGGCCGGAGACGTCGCGGGGGCGATTCCGGCCGCAACCGCGGCCGTCCTGTCCGCACCCGCCACCCCCGCCCCGTGGGCATGA